One region of Wyeomyia smithii strain HCP4-BCI-WySm-NY-G18 chromosome 3, ASM2978416v1, whole genome shotgun sequence genomic DNA includes:
- the LOC129728241 gene encoding LOW QUALITY PROTEIN: alcohol dehydrogenase 2-like (The sequence of the model RefSeq protein was modified relative to this genomic sequence to represent the inferred CDS: inserted 1 base in 1 codon), producing the protein MLLNNKTAVITGGANGIGFATGVELLKSGVTKVLLLDIVANLSPTQIAELKANNPKADVFYVQCDVTNKQQLEKIFRQDALKLLGSIDILVNSAGVFECEPEKCVGVNLIGLMNCTLIAMDLMTKEKSGKGGFIVNLXSIAGLEPYPVAAVYTGTKFGVTSFTRALGTELVYNRTGIKLAAICPSATETNIMRAAGGSATTFPWMKETAEQMIKKYPIQQ; encoded by the exons ATGTTGTTGAATAATAAAACTGCTGTGATTACCGGAGGAGCTAATGGGATCGGGTTTGCCACGGGAGTAGAGCTGCTCAAGAGCGGTGTAACG AAAGTGCTTTTGCTAGATATAGTGGCCAACTTGAGTCCAACGCAGATTGCTGAGCTTAAGGCCAACAATCCGAAGGCGGACGTTTTTTACGTCCAATGTGATGTAACAAACAAACAGCAGTTGGAAAAAATATTCCGCCAGGACGCGTTGAAGCTGCTGGGATCAATTGATATACTCGTGAATTCGGCCGGAGTTTTTGAGTGTGAACCCGAGAAGTGCGTTGGTGTtaatttg ATTGGACTGATGAATTGCACACTGATTGCAATGGATTTGATGACCAAGGAGAAATCCGGTAAGGGTGGATTTATTGTCAATC TCTCCATCGCTGGCTTAGAACCATACCCGGTGGCCGCTGTTTATACTGGAACAAAATTCGGAGTGACCAGTTTCACGCGAGCTTTAGGG ACTGAGTTAGTGTATAACAGAACGGGAATCAAATTGGCAGCAATCTGCCCCAGTGCTACGGAAACTAACATCATGCGAGCTGCCGGTGGCAGTGCTACTACTTTTCCGTGGATGAAAGAAACGGCGGAGCAGATGATCAAAAAATATCCAATTCAACAGTAA